In the genome of Salinispirillum sp. LH 10-3-1, one region contains:
- a CDS encoding response regulator encodes MKNPGVLVVDDDPATLRAIMRLLHSQPFASFSASEGATALSLLEQENIGVILSDQRMPGLSGNDLLRVARSRHPLVTRIILSGYHEAEAAVTAVNEAHVYKILFKPWDDDHLLATIHQGLELYTLQTRHQDLAQELKDVNQALMERIDQKNRALHANSRTLIATQSILDALPVGILHIGEDGRIVESNALAAEWISDGHAIAGMKARTILPEGLLDLPLGDGVHCVIGTMPCFAMRTHTTSTNEVPTHLLTLIPQKITQ; translated from the coding sequence ATGAAGAATCCCGGTGTACTAGTGGTAGATGATGACCCTGCAACACTTCGAGCCATCATGCGACTGCTGCACTCCCAGCCTTTCGCGTCCTTCAGCGCCAGCGAAGGCGCCACCGCGTTGAGCCTGCTTGAACAAGAAAACATTGGCGTCATATTGTCTGACCAGCGCATGCCTGGCCTGTCCGGGAACGATTTACTGCGCGTGGCACGCTCGCGCCATCCGCTGGTCACGCGCATCATTCTTTCCGGCTACCACGAAGCGGAGGCTGCGGTCACCGCGGTCAATGAAGCCCATGTGTATAAGATACTGTTTAAGCCTTGGGACGACGATCATCTGCTTGCCACCATCCATCAAGGTTTAGAGCTTTATACCTTACAAACTCGCCATCAGGATCTTGCCCAAGAGCTGAAAGATGTGAATCAAGCCTTGATGGAGCGCATCGATCAGAAGAACCGCGCTTTGCATGCGAATTCACGCACCTTGATTGCCACTCAATCGATACTGGATGCTTTGCCTGTTGGCATTTTGCACATTGGTGAAGATGGCCGAATTGTGGAGTCCAACGCTTTGGCTGCGGAGTGGATATCCGATGGCCACGCCATCGCTGGCATGAAGGCACGTACAATATTGCCGGAAGGTTTACTGGATCTCCCCCTTGGCGACGGCGTGCACTGTGTTATTGGCACCATGCCCTGCTTTGCCATGCGCACCCACACTACGTCGACCAATGAAGTTCCCACGCATTTGCTGACGCTCATCCCACAGAAGATCACCCAGTAA
- a CDS encoding ATP-binding protein, producing the protein MAEQFFLMPSSPLALWGLLLVAAGLGAACYDLVRRWWWAPRERARIDAERQVLGGTLMDLRERMQHQEHMASVGKIASGVAHEINNPAGYIMSNLKTLKRYMTLLLAREAGPLSEAERQELLFVQSDLPTLMDDCLDGVQRISGIVRSLRSYTRAAESTEQIPHTWDDLVRNAVRLTHAEIHHLCRLEQQLHATHSVRANEREITQVLANLILNARDAMALSGQGSLITLRTQDVDGGAELLVEDDGPGVPPHLVERIFEPFFTTKASNKGTGLGLSICRDIIEANHGGQLRYEAASNGGARFIIYLPKAGAKTASEQ; encoded by the coding sequence ATGGCAGAACAATTCTTCCTGATGCCGAGCTCGCCCCTGGCCTTATGGGGGCTATTGTTGGTGGCCGCCGGGCTCGGCGCAGCGTGCTACGATCTGGTACGTCGTTGGTGGTGGGCGCCACGAGAACGGGCGCGCATCGATGCCGAGCGGCAAGTATTGGGTGGCACCTTGATGGATCTGCGTGAGCGTATGCAGCATCAAGAACATATGGCGTCGGTCGGAAAAATAGCCAGTGGGGTAGCGCACGAGATCAACAACCCGGCAGGCTATATCATGTCGAACTTAAAGACGCTGAAGCGCTATATGACGCTTTTGCTAGCGCGCGAAGCCGGCCCCTTGTCAGAAGCGGAGCGCCAAGAGCTTTTGTTCGTGCAGTCGGATCTACCTACCTTAATGGACGACTGCTTAGACGGTGTGCAGCGGATTAGCGGTATTGTGCGCAGTCTGCGCAGTTACACCCGAGCGGCAGAGTCGACAGAACAGATTCCCCATACATGGGATGACCTCGTACGTAATGCGGTCCGGTTAACGCACGCTGAAATTCATCATCTGTGTCGACTCGAACAACAACTGCACGCTACTCATTCTGTCCGTGCAAACGAGCGGGAAATCACCCAGGTATTGGCCAACTTGATCCTGAATGCACGGGATGCCATGGCGCTATCCGGTCAGGGGTCGCTCATTACCTTGCGCACTCAGGATGTTGATGGCGGTGCTGAACTGCTGGTGGAGGACGATGGGCCGGGTGTGCCTCCACACCTGGTCGAACGTATTTTTGAGCCTTTCTTTACCACCAAAGCGAGCAATAAAGGCACTGGCCTTGGACTTAGCATTTGCCGCGACATCATTGAAGCCAACCACGGCGGGCAATTGCGCTACGAGGCCGCCAGCAACGGCGGCGCTCGTTTTATCATTTACTTGCCTAAGGCAGGGGCTAAGACAGCATCAGAACAATAA